In the genome of Raphanus sativus cultivar WK10039 chromosome 4, ASM80110v3, whole genome shotgun sequence, one region contains:
- the LOC108853500 gene encoding putative ethylene-responsive transcription factor ERF121 → MDYSDNAPSDAQNPIAPRPPALYLTRDQEHQIMVSALRQVISNVGSDTSSSNGITGGALPPPDAGPCPLCGITGCYGCAFQQRDNETKKEKKYKGVRKKPSGKWSAEIWDPSLKIRRWLGMFPTAEMAARAYDEAAAEFIGRISARRGQMNGRGVKELSGGGDD, encoded by the coding sequence ATGGATTATTCAGACAACGCCCCCTCTGATGCTCAAAACCCTATCGCACCACGTCCTCCTGCTTTGTACTTGACAAGAGATCAAGAGCATCAGATCATGGTCTCTGCACTGCGACAAGTGATATCTAACGTCGGGAGTGACACGTCATCATCAAACGGGATCACCGGCGGAGCTCTTCCCCCTCCGGATGCTGGTCCCTGTCCTCTCTGCGGCATCACTGGTTGCTACGGCTGCGCTTTCCAACAGAGGGACaatgagacaaaaaaggagaagaaatACAAAGGAGTGAGGAAAAAGCCATCGGGTAAATGGTCGGCGGAGATATGGGATCCAAGTTTGAAAATAAGGAGATGGCTTGGAATGTTTCCAACGGCGGAGATGGCTGCGCGTGCATACGACGAGGCTGCGGCTGAGTTTATCGGGAGAATATCAGCGAGACGTGGCCAAATGAACGGACGAGGAGTCAAGGAGTTAAGCGGAGGCGGAGATGACTGA